In one Leptospira fletcheri genomic region, the following are encoded:
- the cas1 gene encoding CRISPR-associated endonuclease Cas1: MVKHIAIQSYGSSISITGARLFVSIKGEEGVEIPLNRLKSLKLSGRGAIISSNAISECAKRGIPIYICDWNGRYISQLSGSHEHAVVQLRKRQLEYVDRLSSRDLAKLILYGKVKNQKAVLQYFAKYQRKKGVSVDWLESALNSLDSIVKSILAFSGEIEWRSSLLGFEGSAASIYWNALKNDIYFGDSFKGRVGRGAGDSINQALNLGYSILETYIWNAIHLAGLEPYAGVIHTDRPGKPALILDLMEEYRPWMVDRIVLSLKSHLLGTERISEEARKLVISGVQKAFESIHPYRGKKLHIEVILQRQVYRLCGVFYQKSSYKPILFKW, from the coding sequence ATGGTTAAGCACATTGCAATACAATCGTACGGGTCCAGTATTTCCATAACTGGAGCAAGGCTCTTCGTATCTATAAAGGGCGAAGAGGGGGTCGAAATCCCATTAAATCGCTTGAAAAGTCTGAAATTATCGGGTAGGGGAGCGATTATAAGCTCGAATGCGATTTCCGAATGCGCAAAGCGAGGGATACCGATCTATATCTGTGATTGGAATGGGAGGTACATCTCCCAATTATCTGGATCTCATGAGCATGCCGTCGTTCAATTAAGAAAAAGGCAATTAGAATATGTAGATAGGCTTTCGAGTAGAGACCTCGCAAAGTTGATCCTTTATGGGAAGGTAAAAAATCAAAAAGCTGTACTGCAATATTTCGCCAAGTACCAAAGGAAAAAGGGAGTTTCCGTCGACTGGTTAGAGTCAGCTCTTAATTCTTTGGATAGTATTGTTAAATCGATCCTTGCCTTTTCGGGAGAAATTGAGTGGCGTTCATCATTACTCGGTTTTGAGGGGAGCGCGGCATCTATTTATTGGAATGCCCTTAAGAATGACATTTATTTCGGAGATTCCTTTAAGGGAAGGGTTGGTAGAGGAGCAGGAGACTCGATTAACCAGGCTTTAAATCTTGGATATTCAATTTTGGAGACGTATATTTGGAATGCTATTCATTTGGCCGGTCTTGAACCGTATGCTGGTGTAATCCATACCGATCGACCTGGAAAGCCAGCTTTGATTTTGGACCTAATGGAAGAGTATCGACCCTGGATGGTCGATCGAATCGTTCTCAGTTTAAAGAGCCATTTGCTTGGAACAGAAAGAATTTCGGAGGAAGCAAGGAAGCTTGTTATATCCGGAGTTCAAAAAGCTTTTGAAAGTATTCATCCTTATAGAGGAAAAAAATTGCACATAGAGGTTATACTCCAGAGGCAAGTTTATAGATTATGTGGAGTTTTTTATCAGAAATCCTCGTATAAACCGATTCTATTCAAATGGTAA
- the cas2 gene encoding CRISPR-associated endonuclease Cas2, with protein sequence MKNFIEILVCYDIESNRIRKKVSDMLKDFGLVSIQKSVYWGWVIPAEKKAILHNIHNKYDLQISDRVLVMDVNLASNAKSILIGYSDIELKRFEDDVQLVI encoded by the coding sequence ATGAAAAATTTTATAGAGATCTTAGTATGCTACGATATCGAATCAAATAGGATTCGGAAAAAAGTCTCCGATATGCTGAAGGACTTCGGCTTAGTATCCATCCAAAAATCCGTATATTGGGGATGGGTCATTCCAGCCGAGAAGAAAGCGATTCTTCATAATATTCATAATAAGTACGATTTGCAAATTTCAGACAGAGTACTCGTAATGGATGTGAATTTGGCATCAAATGCGAAATCTATTCTCATTGGATACTCGGATATCGAACTAAAGCGATTCGAAGATGATGTCCAGTTGGTCATTTAA
- the cas4 gene encoding CRISPR-associated protein Cas4 produces MNAEIPINMFRQFAFCPRVVFFRELKHINPVYPLWVEQGTEKHEKRNATLKKKLPKILRYLNGKLDVEVPVRSNFGFFGVLDGVIRTEEELIPIEFKSSTSKPGKSALLQLSAYAVCLEEMEGKEVKRSFLLYGDRVKVWEIHLSKDLRKMVRETYQNINEVMSTPILPYVATSPTKCVQCEYLNYCNDRNI; encoded by the coding sequence ATGAACGCAGAAATTCCAATTAATATGTTTAGGCAGTTTGCCTTTTGTCCTAGGGTCGTTTTTTTTCGAGAGTTAAAACATATTAATCCTGTCTATCCTCTCTGGGTAGAACAGGGCACGGAGAAGCATGAGAAAAGAAATGCCACACTTAAAAAGAAACTCCCTAAAATTCTTAGATATTTAAATGGGAAGCTGGATGTTGAAGTTCCGGTGAGATCGAATTTCGGATTTTTCGGAGTCTTGGATGGAGTAATAAGAACAGAAGAAGAATTAATCCCAATAGAGTTTAAATCTTCTACCTCTAAACCAGGAAAGAGCGCACTTCTTCAATTATCGGCTTACGCAGTTTGCTTAGAAGAAATGGAAGGTAAAGAGGTCAAAAGGTCTTTTCTATTATACGGAGATAGAGTTAAAGTTTGGGAGATTCATCTATCTAAGGATTTGAGAAAAATGGTGCGAGAGACCTATCAAAACATAAATGAAGTAATGTCTACTCCTATCCTGCCGTATGTAGCCACCTCGCCAACCAAATGCGTTCAATGCGAATACTTGAATTATTGCAACGACAGAAATATATAA
- a CDS encoding XRE family transcriptional regulator — protein MTDKRDESLIGKKTLAVIEATGDNQTSTAPKLKQTKAGLNNIIKGRLESPSKSFLDAIVAAYGIDLNWFLNDSKPVHPIFYLQKTGDKASLMDDDKTLWNQIRNSKGIKDIVKNLINFSAKEVNTWGDLISEYAKMKEDSKKK, from the coding sequence ATGACTGATAAACGAGATGAGAGCCTAATCGGTAAAAAGACCTTAGCCGTCATTGAAGCGACCGGAGATAACCAAACAAGTACTGCTCCTAAGCTAAAGCAAACGAAGGCTGGTTTAAACAATATAATCAAAGGAAGATTGGAATCTCCTTCAAAGTCATTTTTAGACGCGATTGTAGCTGCCTACGGCATAGACTTAAATTGGTTCTTGAATGATTCGAAGCCCGTTCATCCGATCTTCTATCTCCAGAAAACTGGAGATAAGGCGTCTCTTATGGATGATGACAAAACTTTATGGAACCAAATTCGGAATTCGAAAGGTATTAAGGACATCGTAAAGAATCTGATTAATTTCTCCGCTAAAGAAGTGAACACGTGGGGGGATCTGATTTCTGAATATGCAAAGATGAAGGAAGATTCGAAGAAGAAATAG
- a CDS encoding NINE protein: protein MWLCGFFGVLGLHRFYLGKIGTGFL, encoded by the coding sequence ATGTGGCTATGTGGGTTCTTTGGAGTATTGGGGTTACATCGCTTTTACTTAGGTAAGATAGGAACTGGCTTTCTCTAG
- a CDS encoding AAA family ATPase, which produces MRLYQILRFIFPELQLYDFVKQNGLVAKKRNAVQFANGSLNRIRPTSFASVNGISNISNRNETPKALARKLKILAAKSGDADKLDDKFSVVLEKLTNIMLEQDEFLRSLVSTFKLPYLTGEQGKLLNIILLAGPPGTGKKRALNYLVHFLDEQDLFPFEKTIEIDLGQYSERDIDINFIADVSGAFSEGQGIVCFSRWEKTHTRIQEYIAELLANGFFRTEQGVKIQAENYFIILYMDKVPKESGPYETIPQSILEDIPVSFRHCIRSFAISAPLSKDSLKRIFQFKLDEKGSEFATRLQIHTKYESPFIDDMVLYLEKENRAGEAIEEWIDRSYVEKIQSLVAEDKIRKGSEISLLMKDGQPAVRSESKGWFLKPSTSIQKESVEDVLTELNKFIGLESVKQEINRLANLISQRREREALGQDIGPLTLHLSFTGNPGTGKTTVARLIGRLYKAMGLLKEGHTIECSRQDLVAGYVGHTAPQTMSKVKEAIGGVLFIDEAYTLVQNKQDSFGKEALDTLLKAMEDNRSDLAVIVAGYTNEMKDFFNANPGMSSRIPNAIEFPDYAPTEMLSILRLLCGKDFQIPVEADQGLMDVFEMRQIPGRNDSGNGRLVRNILDEAKKRQGDRLSKTPSALADDFKTLLPEDFGIGQKETFNLESAFAGIVGLDKVKTFIQSLENQIRLEKIRKDAGLAGDTGQRLNMVFSGNPGTGKTTVARLIAKMLREIGVLKKGHLVEVTRKDLVAEYIGQTARKTADVVKEAIGGVLFIDEAYQLAEGGVSDFGKEAIDTLIREIENNKDNLVVILAGYTNEMDSLIKMNPGLRSRIPINIEFLDYTPEEMVLISEINAKRKGFTIEKEVISQLPKYFAGRQVLGKNESGNGRLVDNLIDSARRKQSERIMASWLQEGKKGDSLTEQEKKELSTLTLEDFEIGIGTSNKSSLSKLDEIIGLENVKKFIREISAQTEISKLRGEMGISAGGKQSLHMVFLGNPGTGKTTIARILAQRLNEIGVIPGEKVVETDRSGLVAGFVGQTAIKTGEKIQEALGGVLFIDEAYSLARGDGNDFGKEAIDTIVKAMEDHREDLIVILAGYSADMENFFNANEGLRSRFPNVITFPDYSLSELMEIANSMLKGKGYLLSKEAREALAQTIQLKVLEKNFGNARGIRNIVEKTERKFANRLIALKQTGKDLTEEILITILPEDFAGL; this is translated from the coding sequence ATGAGATTGTACCAAATATTGCGCTTTATATTTCCGGAGCTTCAACTTTATGATTTCGTTAAACAAAATGGCTTAGTAGCAAAGAAAAGAAATGCAGTTCAATTTGCAAACGGTAGTTTGAATCGCATCAGACCGACTTCTTTTGCTTCCGTAAATGGAATTTCAAATATATCTAATCGAAACGAAACTCCGAAAGCTCTGGCGAGAAAGTTAAAGATTCTTGCAGCGAAATCGGGTGATGCTGACAAATTGGACGATAAGTTCTCCGTTGTTCTCGAAAAGCTTACCAATATTATGTTAGAGCAGGACGAATTCCTGCGTTCCCTTGTTAGTACATTTAAGTTGCCATATCTGACCGGCGAGCAAGGGAAACTTTTGAATATCATCCTACTTGCTGGTCCTCCAGGTACTGGTAAGAAACGAGCTTTGAATTACTTGGTTCATTTTTTAGATGAACAAGACCTTTTTCCGTTTGAAAAAACGATTGAGATTGATCTCGGCCAGTATTCCGAACGAGACATTGATATAAATTTTATCGCGGATGTTTCAGGCGCATTTTCCGAGGGTCAAGGGATCGTTTGTTTTTCGAGGTGGGAAAAAACCCACACTAGAATACAAGAATATATCGCGGAATTATTGGCTAACGGTTTTTTTAGAACAGAGCAAGGAGTTAAAATTCAGGCCGAAAATTACTTTATTATCCTGTATATGGATAAAGTCCCTAAAGAGTCGGGGCCTTACGAAACAATACCTCAATCGATTCTGGAGGACATCCCCGTTTCCTTTCGGCATTGCATTCGATCCTTTGCTATTTCTGCCCCGCTCAGCAAAGACTCTTTAAAGAGAATTTTTCAATTTAAGCTGGATGAGAAGGGATCGGAATTTGCTACCCGATTACAAATTCACACAAAGTACGAATCGCCTTTCATTGATGATATGGTTCTTTATTTAGAAAAGGAAAATCGTGCGGGGGAAGCGATAGAGGAGTGGATAGATCGGTCTTATGTTGAAAAAATTCAGTCTTTGGTTGCAGAAGACAAGATTCGAAAAGGTTCCGAAATATCATTACTAATGAAAGATGGGCAGCCTGCCGTTCGCAGTGAAAGTAAAGGTTGGTTTTTAAAGCCGAGTACATCGATTCAAAAAGAATCGGTAGAAGACGTTCTTACCGAATTGAACAAATTCATCGGATTAGAATCAGTAAAACAAGAAATCAATCGATTGGCCAATTTAATTTCGCAGCGACGTGAACGTGAAGCGCTCGGTCAGGATATAGGTCCATTGACTCTTCATCTTTCCTTTACTGGAAATCCCGGGACGGGAAAGACTACGGTTGCGAGGTTGATCGGCAGACTTTATAAGGCAATGGGGCTATTAAAAGAAGGTCATACGATCGAATGTTCCCGGCAGGATTTGGTTGCCGGATACGTAGGACATACGGCTCCGCAAACCATGTCGAAAGTCAAGGAAGCGATCGGAGGAGTTCTTTTCATAGACGAAGCCTATACGTTAGTTCAGAATAAACAAGACTCTTTCGGTAAAGAAGCACTGGATACTTTACTAAAAGCTATGGAAGACAATCGGAGCGATTTGGCGGTTATCGTCGCTGGATACACAAACGAAATGAAGGATTTCTTCAATGCGAATCCTGGAATGAGTTCCAGGATTCCGAATGCGATAGAATTTCCAGATTACGCTCCGACTGAAATGCTTTCCATCTTGCGACTTCTTTGCGGAAAGGATTTCCAGATTCCTGTTGAAGCTGACCAGGGGCTTATGGATGTTTTCGAAATGCGGCAGATACCCGGTCGAAACGATTCGGGGAACGGGCGACTCGTTCGAAATATTTTGGACGAAGCGAAGAAGCGACAAGGAGATCGATTATCAAAAACTCCTTCAGCTCTTGCGGACGATTTCAAGACGCTTTTACCCGAGGATTTCGGAATCGGTCAAAAAGAGACTTTTAATTTGGAATCCGCATTTGCTGGGATTGTTGGATTGGATAAAGTGAAAACCTTCATTCAATCATTAGAAAACCAGATTAGACTCGAAAAAATCCGGAAAGATGCGGGCCTAGCGGGAGACACCGGCCAGAGACTCAATATGGTTTTTTCCGGAAATCCGGGAACAGGGAAGACGACGGTGGCTCGCCTGATCGCAAAGATGTTAAGGGAAATCGGAGTATTAAAGAAAGGTCATTTAGTAGAAGTAACACGAAAAGATCTAGTTGCAGAATATATAGGTCAGACGGCGCGGAAAACTGCAGACGTAGTTAAAGAGGCGATAGGCGGTGTCTTATTTATTGATGAAGCGTATCAACTTGCTGAGGGTGGCGTCTCCGATTTTGGAAAGGAAGCTATCGACACTTTGATCCGAGAGATCGAGAATAATAAGGATAATCTAGTCGTAATTCTTGCCGGATATACGAATGAAATGGACTCTTTGATCAAAATGAATCCAGGCCTCCGATCCAGAATACCAATCAATATCGAATTTTTAGACTATACGCCGGAAGAGATGGTTCTTATCTCCGAAATTAATGCAAAGCGGAAAGGTTTTACCATTGAGAAGGAAGTGATTTCCCAATTGCCGAAATACTTCGCCGGACGGCAAGTGCTCGGAAAAAACGAATCGGGTAACGGCAGGCTCGTCGATAACCTGATCGATTCGGCGAGACGAAAACAATCAGAGAGGATCATGGCCTCGTGGTTGCAGGAGGGAAAAAAAGGGGATTCCTTAACGGAACAAGAGAAGAAGGAACTTAGTACGTTAACCCTAGAGGATTTCGAAATCGGGATCGGCACAAGTAATAAAAGCTCACTCTCAAAGTTGGACGAAATTATCGGTCTGGAGAACGTTAAAAAATTCATCCGTGAAATTTCCGCTCAGACGGAAATCTCAAAGCTTAGAGGTGAGATGGGGATTTCCGCCGGTGGAAAGCAGAGCCTTCATATGGTCTTTCTGGGAAATCCAGGAACTGGAAAAACGACGATTGCTCGGATTCTCGCTCAACGATTAAATGAAATCGGTGTTATTCCCGGCGAGAAGGTTGTTGAGACAGATCGTTCTGGGCTTGTTGCCGGGTTTGTAGGTCAAACTGCAATCAAAACCGGCGAAAAAATTCAAGAAGCATTGGGTGGGGTTTTATTTATCGACGAAGCATACTCTCTCGCGAGAGGAGATGGTAACGATTTCGGAAAAGAGGCAATCGATACCATTGTTAAGGCTATGGAAGATCATAGAGAGGACCTTATCGTAATTTTAGCGGGATATAGCGCCGACATGGAAAACTTTTTTAACGCAAATGAAGGACTTAGGTCCCGTTTTCCGAATGTGATTACTTTTCCTGATTATTCTCTTAGCGAGTTGATGGAAATTGCAAATTCAATGCTAAAGGGTAAGGGTTATCTTCTTTCCAAAGAGGCGAGAGAGGCATTGGCGCAGACGATTCAATTGAAAGTTTTGGAGAAAAATTTCGGAAATGCCAGGGGGATCCGTAACATTGTAGAAAAGACGGAAAGGAAATTTGCAAATCGTTTGATTGCTTTAAAGCAGACTGGCAAAGATTTAACTGAGGAAATTCTGATAACGATCCTGCCGGAAGATTTTGCTGGACTATAA
- a CDS encoding SHOCT domain-containing protein, whose product MTDLFVISILLFFLNILYTLCALVFPKLFFWNNSRTFSRGKIVKQGSFLILTPLFLTMFALLNMDTPTNDVFIITVVVFLIPASITLILFIISMIKENASIAAGQEFAENFKIDFLSKNRIPETASIGASIHGKLNETLLSSGDGDLYIWEDDTNLNFALISFDEEDLNSSACHSAQLSKKNIVGYTMKGNRDVLSTVSGMDSYSYSNYFFGIQDRDARYYNAITTEHTVVDDRVTVLHYLDDKKEQQIEIFSVETYDIFLELIPEKDLTTPGVNNFQSAPSAPIENSRDTAGEIDKLFKLKESGAITDSEFQELKRKLIEKK is encoded by the coding sequence ATGACTGACTTATTCGTAATTTCAATTCTCTTATTTTTTTTAAATATTCTTTATACATTGTGTGCTTTGGTTTTTCCTAAACTTTTCTTCTGGAATAACTCCAGGACTTTCTCCCGCGGAAAGATCGTAAAGCAAGGCTCATTTTTAATCTTAACTCCATTGTTCCTTACCATGTTTGCCCTATTGAATATGGATACCCCTACCAACGATGTTTTCATAATTACTGTCGTTGTATTTTTGATTCCCGCTTCAATTACACTTATCTTATTCATTATATCCATGATAAAAGAAAATGCTTCTATTGCTGCTGGTCAGGAATTCGCCGAGAATTTCAAGATCGATTTTCTTAGTAAGAATCGTATTCCTGAAACTGCAAGTATAGGAGCCTCTATCCATGGGAAATTAAACGAAACCTTGCTTTCTTCCGGTGATGGAGATCTATATATCTGGGAAGATGATACAAACTTAAATTTTGCTCTAATTAGCTTCGACGAAGAGGATTTGAATTCATCCGCCTGCCATTCCGCACAGTTGAGTAAAAAAAATATCGTTGGCTATACCATGAAAGGAAATCGCGACGTTTTAAGTACGGTTTCCGGAATGGATTCCTATTCCTACTCCAATTACTTTTTCGGTATACAAGACCGTGACGCCCGATACTACAACGCAATCACCACTGAACATACGGTTGTCGACGACAGAGTAACTGTTTTACATTATTTAGACGATAAAAAGGAACAACAAATAGAGATATTTTCTGTCGAAACGTATGATATCTTTCTCGAACTCATACCTGAGAAAGACCTTACGACTCCCGGAGTCAATAATTTTCAAAGCGCGCCGAGTGCCCCGATAGAAAACAGCCGAGATACTGCGGGAGAAATCGATAAATTGTTTAAATTAAAGGAATCGGGAGCCATCACAGATTCAGAATTTCAGGAATTAAAAAGAAAGTTGATCGAGAAGAAATAG
- a CDS encoding methyl-accepting chemotaxis protein, with translation MQIASPDGIGNQVDIPENTTLVSTTDISGKIIEANHDMLLFSGYSREDVIGKSHNIMRHPEMPDAVFKEMWAAILSGDPWNGVIKNRLKSGNYYWAYMTVTPVFDSNGKRIGFTAVRIKPTGEQIAAAIKSYQDKKGAKFSIQWILNPTKFLQRYRIKTKLLFILFLMAIALGSLSLKIILDINKEYIGSIDRLEGSEYNLKLTELMQLTAKHRGLFGRFLNGESDLLPKITEIENEMNSRYKEFELLNETAGNKFHTFEKGKSVIREWENLRDNNRKLTYRESFSRHVKLIRLILDLDSSVGVASGLFLDSEKDTHFMVDASVSKLPNLAESLGQLRAYISPLLVKGESISDSDKFRIKELLGYAGGSVENLSKNFEYIIQFNPDEKDFVSGYADTNEKIDKITALILSEIVDTERPRIKSGEFFDPITECIDSVFALNQKVASSLARKLRIKAERSKREGLIATYSVISILGLLILFQFLTIKSILDVLRDSTNKIRQIVRGGGELKENLDYGINDEIGGLLKWMGVFILNFTEIIFLLRQVAGKLTIRSKDAAELVRKYSDAAQDQAASSEETSAATEELTASVESVLGNLTIESGHLKEIETVVIQFRSAMKDVEEAMQDMKRLTEEFSTQAASGMLSSRKTSDSIHEVNQKASRIDEVVDIINEISEKTNLLALNAAIEAARAGEMGKGFAVVAQEITKLADQTAQNTRNILSLTLETKKAIVNSVQMVEEMENSFNQLLNNSSRIRDVASLVSNAKEKQSHDADKIVNSIQMIVENSHQILDAANQEKIAVTEISKSIQVITSGTQVIAESSLTLLENSNDVERIGENLQQVINTYKF, from the coding sequence ATGCAGATCGCAAGCCCAGATGGCATCGGCAACCAGGTGGATATTCCGGAAAATACTACTCTCGTCAGTACAACAGACATCTCCGGAAAAATAATAGAAGCGAATCATGATATGCTCCTATTTAGCGGATATTCTCGGGAAGATGTGATCGGGAAAAGTCACAATATCATGCGCCATCCCGAAATGCCGGACGCGGTATTCAAGGAAATGTGGGCAGCGATTCTTTCCGGGGATCCTTGGAACGGAGTTATCAAAAATAGGCTAAAATCCGGGAATTACTATTGGGCGTACATGACGGTTACTCCCGTTTTTGATTCGAATGGGAAGAGAATCGGTTTTACGGCCGTAAGAATAAAGCCAACAGGCGAGCAGATAGCCGCAGCAATTAAAAGTTATCAGGATAAAAAAGGCGCTAAATTTAGTATCCAGTGGATATTAAATCCGACAAAATTTTTACAAAGGTATCGCATCAAAACAAAGCTCCTTTTCATACTTTTCTTAATGGCAATTGCTTTGGGGTCATTATCATTGAAAATTATTCTAGATATAAACAAGGAATATATCGGTTCGATTGATCGGCTGGAGGGTAGTGAATATAATCTGAAGCTTACGGAATTGATGCAGCTCACTGCAAAACACAGAGGGCTTTTCGGGAGGTTTTTGAACGGAGAAAGCGACCTTTTGCCGAAAATTACAGAAATCGAAAATGAAATGAATTCAAGATATAAAGAATTCGAGCTTCTTAATGAAACGGCCGGAAATAAGTTTCATACTTTCGAAAAAGGAAAATCGGTTATAAGAGAGTGGGAAAACTTACGGGATAATAATCGTAAACTTACCTATAGGGAAAGCTTCTCGAGACACGTAAAATTAATTCGTTTAATATTGGACTTAGATAGTTCTGTTGGAGTCGCTTCCGGTTTATTTCTCGATTCGGAAAAAGATACGCATTTTATGGTGGATGCCTCGGTTTCAAAGCTTCCGAATCTTGCTGAAAGTCTCGGACAATTGCGGGCTTATATTTCTCCGCTTCTCGTAAAAGGGGAGAGTATATCCGATTCCGATAAATTCAGGATCAAGGAATTGCTCGGCTATGCGGGAGGTTCCGTCGAAAATCTCTCAAAGAATTTCGAATACATAATTCAATTTAATCCGGATGAAAAAGATTTCGTATCAGGGTATGCTGATACGAACGAAAAAATAGATAAAATTACGGCTCTTATTCTATCGGAAATCGTTGATACCGAACGGCCCAGAATAAAGTCCGGGGAATTTTTCGATCCGATCACCGAGTGCATCGACAGCGTATTTGCTCTGAATCAAAAGGTTGCGTCTAGTCTTGCCAGGAAATTAAGGATAAAAGCCGAACGATCGAAAAGAGAAGGATTGATTGCTACTTATTCCGTAATTTCTATTCTGGGGCTTTTGATTTTATTCCAGTTTCTGACTATAAAAAGTATATTGGATGTACTTAGGGATAGTACAAATAAGATACGGCAGATCGTAAGAGGAGGAGGGGAATTAAAGGAAAATCTCGACTATGGAATAAACGATGAAATCGGCGGACTCCTAAAATGGATGGGGGTTTTTATTCTGAATTTTACCGAGATAATATTTTTACTTCGACAAGTCGCAGGAAAGCTCACGATTCGGTCGAAAGATGCTGCGGAACTTGTTAGAAAATATTCCGACGCAGCTCAGGATCAGGCAGCATCCTCCGAAGAAACTTCGGCGGCAACGGAGGAACTTACGGCGTCGGTAGAAAGCGTTCTCGGAAATCTTACGATTGAGTCAGGACATTTGAAAGAAATAGAAACCGTAGTAATTCAATTCCGATCTGCTATGAAGGATGTAGAGGAAGCAATGCAAGATATGAAACGTCTGACGGAAGAGTTTTCAACGCAGGCTGCTTCCGGAATGTTAAGTTCAAGAAAAACTTCAGATTCGATTCATGAGGTGAATCAAAAGGCTTCGCGTATTGACGAGGTCGTGGATATTATCAATGAAATATCCGAGAAAACGAATCTATTGGCTCTGAATGCCGCAATTGAAGCCGCGCGTGCAGGTGAAATGGGAAAAGGATTTGCGGTAGTAGCGCAAGAAATCACAAAATTAGCGGATCAAACCGCTCAGAATACTCGGAATATCCTTTCGCTTACTCTCGAAACAAAAAAAGCAATTGTAAACAGCGTTCAGATGGTGGAAGAAATGGAGAATAGTTTTAACCAACTTCTGAATAATAGTTCTAGAATACGTGATGTAGCAAGTTTGGTGAGCAATGCGAAAGAAAAACAAAGTCACGATGCGGACAAGATTGTAAATTCTATCCAAATGATCGTTGAAAATTCGCACCAAATACTGGATGCAGCAAACCAAGAAAAGATCGCGGTGACAGAAATATCCAAGTCAATCCAGGTGATTACTTCCGGAACTCAAGTAATAGCCGAAAGTTCATTAACTCTTTTGGAAAATTCAAACGATGTCGAACGAATCGGAGAGAATCTTCAGCAGGTCATCAATACATATAAATTCTGA
- a CDS encoding PilZ domain-containing protein: protein MERRKADRYFSEEISKFKVRAKIAEIGVNGYIFDISELGVGIVGQMSDEKGIFIGTNISGYIMSPDEKRKFHFEGSIVRKELISHNEIEKLLIGIRFSVKISLPDYLTMFAMPVGFIVD, encoded by the coding sequence ATGGAGCGCAGGAAGGCAGACAGATATTTTTCCGAGGAAATCAGCAAATTTAAAGTTCGGGCCAAAATCGCCGAAATCGGAGTCAACGGATATATATTCGATATCTCCGAACTAGGCGTTGGAATTGTCGGCCAAATGTCGGATGAAAAGGGAATATTCATTGGAACAAATATCTCCGGATATATAATGAGTCCCGATGAAAAAAGAAAATTCCACTTCGAAGGATCGATCGTCAGAAAGGAATTGATTTCCCACAATGAAATCGAAAAGCTCCTGATCGGAATCAGATTTTCAGTCAAAATCTCTTTGCCGGATTATTTGACCATGTTTGCCATGCCTGTAGGATTCATTGTCGATTAA